In Anaerolineales bacterium, one genomic interval encodes:
- the serS gene encoding serine--tRNA ligase yields the protein MLDLQLIREQTEVVRLALARRGIEPPLEAVLRLDSERRSLLMEVEALKAERNRVSKEIGGQKDAEGRQAKIDAMRQTGERIAALDDRLREVDAELQSLLAAIPNLPEADVPDGLDESANVVIASHGEPQPLEFPPKPHWDLGPSLGVLDFEQGVRLTGSRFYVLSGAGARLQRALIAWMLDLHARQGYLEKYTPFMVRGQTLFAAGQLPKFEDNLYRDHEEDLWMVPTAEVPLTGLHMDTIIDASDLPLRYTAYTPCFRREKMSAGRDVRGIKRGHQFDKVEMYVYCLPEASAEELERMRGHAEETCALLGLAYRTKALCAGDLGFAARKTYDIEVWAAGSGEWLEVSSVSNCGDFQARRANIRARDGGRPQFVHTLNGSGLGLPRTLIAVLENNQQPDGSVVVPQVLWPWMGGVEVIEPPARP from the coding sequence ATGCTGGATCTGCAGTTGATCCGTGAGCAGACGGAGGTTGTGCGTCTGGCGCTGGCGCGCCGAGGAATCGAGCCTCCGCTCGAGGCGGTGCTGCGGCTGGACAGCGAGCGGCGCAGCCTGTTGATGGAAGTCGAGGCCCTGAAGGCTGAACGCAACCGGGTCTCGAAGGAGATTGGCGGGCAGAAGGACGCCGAAGGCCGTCAGGCGAAGATCGACGCCATGCGCCAAACGGGTGAACGGATCGCTGCCCTCGACGACCGGCTGCGGGAAGTGGACGCCGAACTGCAGTCGCTGCTCGCCGCCATCCCGAACCTGCCGGAGGCGGATGTGCCGGACGGCCTTGACGAGTCGGCCAACGTCGTGATCGCCAGCCATGGCGAGCCGCAACCCCTGGAGTTCCCGCCCAAGCCGCACTGGGACCTGGGCCCGTCCCTGGGGGTGCTCGACTTCGAGCAGGGCGTCAGGCTCACGGGATCGCGCTTTTACGTCCTCAGCGGAGCCGGTGCCCGCCTGCAGCGGGCGCTGATTGCCTGGATGCTCGACCTGCACGCCCGCCAGGGCTACCTGGAGAAGTACACGCCATTCATGGTGCGCGGGCAAACGCTTTTCGCCGCCGGCCAACTGCCCAAGTTCGAAGACAACCTGTACCGTGATCATGAGGAAGACCTGTGGATGGTGCCCACGGCCGAGGTCCCCCTGACCGGCCTGCACATGGACACCATCATCGACGCTTCCGACCTTCCCTTGCGCTACACCGCCTACACCCCCTGCTTCCGCCGCGAGAAAATGTCAGCCGGGCGGGATGTGCGCGGCATCAAACGCGGACACCAGTTCGACAAGGTCGAGATGTATGTCTACTGCCTGCCGGAGGCCTCGGCGGAGGAGCTGGAGAGGATGCGAGGGCACGCCGAAGAGACGTGTGCCCTGCTGGGGTTGGCCTATCGGACCAAGGCGCTGTGCGCCGGCGACCTCGGCTTCGCGGCGCGCAAGACCTATGACATCGAGGTCTGGGCGGCGGGCAGTGGGGAGTGGCTCGAGGTCTCCTCGGTCTCCAACTGCGGCGATTTCCAGGCACGGCGGGCCAACATCCGCGCCCGCGACGGCGGCCGCCCCCAGTTCGTCCACACCCTCAACGGATCCGGCCTGGGGCTGCCGCGCACGCTGATCGCCGTCCTTGAGAACAATCAGCAGCCGGACGGCAGCGTCGTCGTCCCGCAGGTGCTGTGGCCGTGGATGGGTGGCGTTGAAGTGATCGAGCCGCCGGCACGACCATGA